A portion of the Brevundimonas pondensis genome contains these proteins:
- a CDS encoding serine hydrolase domain-containing protein — translation MFVVPKSAGGRPWFLGSLAAVALASAGAGAWIVHAIAPETQAAVAKPRLPERPPVEVVEALPQLKARLDYLGEHKQFMGAILVAKGDQVLFRQVYGKANYENDQPLQLDTRFRLASVSKQFTAAAILKLQDEGKLTVNDPVCKWIEACPDAWKPLRIHHLLSHTSGIPDLMAQSEWGRIRITPRTPQELTETSARYGLQFEPGTKIRYDNAAYNLAAEIVAKASGKPFETYLNNAILKPLGLKDTGSDAHADAQGLAMGYANFPGGLAAQPIANVSVVFGAGALYSTLDDMLVWNRALHGGHVLSDASYAQMIADHAPEGTPKERGRAHRAYGYGIYVNSLGEQVTPAFDDKQIYHTGSWAGFRNLVLYQPEADVTVVVLSNNYHQRDLVFMLSQQAMAEALGREFPTGLNR, via the coding sequence GTGTTTGTAGTTCCCAAGTCCGCAGGCGGGCGGCCCTGGTTCCTCGGATCCCTGGCCGCGGTCGCCCTTGCCTCCGCCGGCGCCGGCGCCTGGATCGTCCACGCCATTGCGCCTGAAACCCAGGCGGCGGTCGCGAAGCCCAGGCTGCCGGAACGGCCGCCGGTCGAGGTGGTCGAGGCTCTGCCGCAACTGAAGGCGCGGCTGGACTATCTGGGCGAGCACAAGCAGTTCATGGGCGCCATCCTGGTGGCCAAGGGCGATCAGGTCCTGTTCCGTCAGGTCTATGGCAAGGCGAACTACGAGAACGATCAGCCGCTGCAGCTGGACACCCGCTTCCGCCTGGCTTCGGTGTCCAAGCAGTTCACCGCCGCCGCCATCCTGAAGCTGCAGGACGAGGGCAAACTCACGGTCAACGACCCGGTCTGCAAATGGATCGAGGCCTGCCCGGATGCGTGGAAGCCGCTGCGCATCCACCACCTGCTGTCGCATACCTCGGGCATTCCCGACCTGATGGCACAGTCCGAGTGGGGGCGCATCCGCATCACCCCGCGCACGCCGCAGGAACTGACCGAGACCTCGGCCCGCTATGGCCTGCAGTTTGAGCCGGGGACCAAGATCCGCTACGACAACGCCGCCTATAATCTGGCCGCCGAGATCGTGGCCAAGGCCAGCGGCAAGCCGTTCGAGACCTATCTGAACAACGCCATCCTGAAACCGCTGGGCCTGAAGGATACGGGGTCGGACGCCCACGCCGACGCCCAGGGTTTGGCCATGGGCTACGCCAACTTCCCCGGCGGGCTGGCGGCTCAGCCGATCGCGAACGTCAGCGTCGTCTTCGGCGCCGGCGCCCTTTATTCGACGCTGGACGATATGCTGGTGTGGAACCGGGCGCTGCATGGAGGTCATGTCCTCAGCGACGCCTCCTACGCCCAGATGATCGCCGACCATGCGCCCGAAGGCACGCCCAAGGAGCGGGGCCGCGCGCATCGGGCCTATGGCTACGGCATCTACGTCAACAGCCTGGGCGAGCAGGTGACGCCCGCCTTTGACGACAAGCAGATCTATCACACGGGCAGTTGGGCCGGGTTCCGCAACCTGGTCCTCTATCAGCCCGAGGCCGACGTGACCGTGGTGGTGCTGTCCAACAACTACCACCAGCGCGACCTGGTCTTCATGCTGAGCCAGCAGGCCATGGCCGAGGCCCTGGGGCGTGAGTTCCCGACGGGGCTGAACCGCTAG
- the era gene encoding GTPase Era, producing MTETLNPNQRAGFAAIIGAPNAGKSTLVNRLTGSKVSIVTQKVQTTRFPVRGIAIEGDAQIVLVDTPGIFTPRRRLDRAMVASAWGGAQDADVVLHLIDAPSHIASEGRDGTPADRKSAEDTETIIANLKATGTKVILGLNKIDGMRRDTLLALSHRLFETGVYEEVYMISALSGDGVDDLKKRLARSMPAGPWLYPEDQSADVPVRVLAAEITREKVYLRVHEELPYSAAVETTAFEEKADGSARIEQTIYVERESQRPIVLGKGGQTLKWIGQKSREELMELLDRPVHLFLTVKVDPKWQDSRALYAQFGLEFDV from the coding sequence TTGACCGAGACCCTCAACCCCAATCAGCGCGCGGGCTTCGCCGCCATCATTGGCGCGCCCAACGCCGGCAAGTCGACGCTGGTGAACCGCCTGACGGGCTCCAAGGTCTCGATCGTGACCCAGAAGGTCCAGACCACGCGCTTCCCCGTGCGCGGCATCGCCATCGAGGGGGACGCCCAGATCGTCCTGGTGGACACGCCCGGCATCTTTACGCCGCGCCGCCGTCTGGACCGCGCCATGGTCGCCTCGGCCTGGGGCGGGGCGCAGGACGCCGACGTGGTGCTGCACCTGATCGACGCCCCGTCGCACATCGCCTCGGAAGGCCGTGACGGCACCCCCGCCGACCGCAAGTCGGCCGAGGACACCGAGACCATCATCGCCAACCTGAAGGCGACGGGGACCAAGGTCATCCTGGGTCTGAACAAGATCGATGGGATGCGCCGCGACACCCTGCTGGCCTTGTCGCACCGCCTGTTCGAAACCGGCGTCTATGAAGAGGTCTATATGATCTCTGCCCTCAGCGGCGACGGCGTGGACGACCTGAAGAAACGTCTGGCTCGCTCCATGCCTGCCGGTCCGTGGCTCTACCCGGAAGATCAGTCGGCTGACGTGCCCGTGCGCGTGCTGGCTGCCGAGATCACCCGCGAGAAGGTCTATCTGCGCGTCCACGAAGAGCTGCCCTATTCGGCGGCGGTCGAGACGACGGCTTTCGAGGAAAAGGCCGATGGTTCGGCCCGTATCGAACAGACCATCTATGTCGAACGCGAAAGCCAGCGCCCCATCGTTCTGGGCAAGGGCGGTCAGACGCTGAAGTGGATCGGCCAGAAGTCGCGCGAGGAGCTGATGGAGCTGCTCGACCGTCCGGTTCACCTGTTTCTGACCGTCAAGGTCGACCCGAAATGGCAGGACAGCCGCGCCCTTTACGCCCAGTTCGGGCTGGAGTTCGACGTCTAG
- a CDS encoding RelA/SpoT family protein, which translates to MRQFELIEAVKAYDPTADEALLNRAYVYAMKMHGSQLRASGDPYFAHPIQVAGILTDYRLDTATIVTALLHDVVEDTSATRDDIAAMFGEEIAVLVEGVTKLSRLELQAEHTRQAENLRKFILAISKDVRVLLVKLADRLHNMRTLHFVKPEKRERISRETLEVYAPLGRSIGIHSIASELEELAFEHLNATARVAIQRRLEALKLEHGRAIEGVSREIETVLSEAGIPAHVKGREKTPYSIWRKLQRKSVGFSSLSDIYGFRVIVEAEDDCYRALGVIHRAWPMVPERFKDFISTPKSNNYRSLHTTVVGPGGLRIEMQIRTEIMDRVAEDGVAAHWAYKNHSYGFDREAMEADGGRDPLLNLRHLVQVIEHGEGGEDWVEHAKLEMYLDQVFVFTPKGALITLPRGGMALDFAYAVHTEVGDTAVGVKINGELKPMRTALQNGDVVEIIRGTKREVPTDWRSLTVTGRARSAIRRHIRTSERDEFVRLGKATLEQTLERAGKSLADVSLKPVLETHAIATEEDMFDAIGRGRLAATKIAETMFPALKGQLKAGPERKRIGNDQARLFVRGSGLTPGVSIHFGACCSPVPGDRIVGILEPDKGLTVHTIDCQSLADFADDDSVWQDLQWTPQAEQDAVASARLRATIRNAPGVLGQVATIIGEAGGNILNLSMAHRQQDFFDVDIDVEVEDARHATMIIAALRANPSVDTVDRARG; encoded by the coding sequence GATCCGACAGCGGACGAGGCGCTGCTGAACCGCGCCTACGTCTATGCGATGAAGATGCATGGCTCGCAGTTGCGGGCTTCGGGCGATCCCTATTTCGCCCATCCCATTCAGGTCGCGGGCATCCTGACCGATTATCGGCTGGATACGGCCACCATCGTCACGGCCCTGCTGCATGACGTGGTCGAGGACACCTCGGCCACCCGCGACGACATCGCCGCCATGTTCGGCGAAGAGATCGCCGTCCTGGTCGAGGGCGTGACCAAGCTGTCGCGGCTGGAGCTTCAGGCCGAGCATACGCGTCAGGCCGAGAACCTGCGCAAGTTCATTCTGGCCATCTCCAAGGACGTGCGGGTCCTGCTGGTCAAGCTGGCCGACCGCCTGCACAACATGCGCACCCTGCACTTCGTCAAGCCGGAGAAGCGTGAGCGCATCAGCCGCGAGACCCTGGAAGTCTATGCGCCGCTGGGTCGCTCCATCGGCATCCACTCCATCGCGTCGGAACTGGAAGAACTGGCGTTCGAACACCTGAACGCCACGGCCCGCGTCGCCATCCAGCGCCGTCTGGAGGCGCTGAAGCTGGAGCACGGCCGCGCCATCGAGGGCGTGTCGCGTGAGATCGAGACGGTTCTCAGCGAGGCGGGCATCCCCGCCCATGTGAAGGGTCGCGAAAAGACGCCCTATTCGATCTGGCGCAAGTTGCAGAGGAAGTCGGTCGGCTTCTCGTCCTTGTCGGACATCTACGGCTTCCGCGTGATTGTTGAGGCCGAGGACGATTGTTACCGCGCCCTGGGCGTCATCCACCGGGCCTGGCCCATGGTGCCGGAACGGTTCAAGGACTTCATCTCGACGCCCAAGTCGAACAACTATCGCTCGCTGCACACCACGGTGGTCGGCCCGGGCGGTCTGCGCATCGAGATGCAGATCCGCACCGAGATCATGGACCGTGTGGCCGAGGACGGGGTTGCCGCGCACTGGGCCTACAAGAACCACTCCTATGGCTTTGACCGCGAGGCGATGGAGGCCGATGGCGGGCGTGACCCGCTGCTGAACCTGCGCCATCTGGTTCAGGTCATCGAACATGGCGAGGGCGGCGAGGACTGGGTCGAGCACGCCAAGCTCGAAATGTACCTGGATCAGGTCTTCGTCTTCACGCCCAAGGGCGCGCTGATCACCCTGCCGCGCGGCGGCATGGCGCTGGACTTCGCCTATGCCGTCCACACCGAGGTCGGCGACACGGCCGTGGGCGTCAAGATCAACGGCGAGCTGAAGCCGATGCGCACGGCGCTTCAGAACGGCGACGTGGTCGAGATCATTCGCGGCACCAAGCGCGAGGTGCCGACCGACTGGCGCAGTCTGACGGTCACCGGCCGGGCGCGTTCGGCGATCCGCCGCCACATCCGCACTTCGGAACGTGACGAGTTCGTGCGTCTGGGCAAGGCGACGCTGGAGCAGACGCTCGAGCGGGCGGGCAAGTCGCTGGCCGACGTCTCGCTGAAGCCGGTGCTGGAAACCCACGCCATCGCCACCGAAGAGGACATGTTCGACGCCATCGGGCGGGGACGTCTGGCCGCCACCAAGATCGCCGAGACCATGTTCCCGGCGCTGAAGGGCCAGTTGAAGGCCGGGCCAGAGCGCAAGCGGATCGGCAATGATCAGGCCCGCCTGTTCGTGCGCGGCAGCGGTCTGACGCCGGGCGTCAGCATCCACTTCGGCGCCTGTTGTTCGCCGGTGCCGGGCGACCGCATCGTTGGCATCCTGGAACCCGACAAGGGGCTGACGGTGCATACCATCGACTGTCAAAGCCTGGCCGATTTCGCCGACGACGACAGCGTCTGGCAGGACCTGCAATGGACGCCGCAGGCCGAGCAGGACGCCGTGGCTTCGGCCCGACTGCGCGCAACGATCCGCAATGCGCCCGGCGTGCTGGGGCAGGTGGCCACCATTATCGGCGAGGCCGGCGGCAATATCCTGAACCTGTCGATGGCGCATCGTCAGCAGGACTTCTTCGACGTCGACATCGACGTGGAGGTCGAAGACGCCCGTCACGCCACCATGATCATCGCGGCGCTGCGCGCCAATCCGTCCGTCGACACCGTGGACCGCGCGCGCGGCTGA
- a CDS encoding VOC family protein produces the protein MKIVTSLSFQGQCREALDFYARVLGGKVTAAFPFGDGPPDMPVDPKYKDWLMHGWLEVGDQAIMGADMPPEFAPNIDKPKNGFDVSYHTDNVAEGRRVFDALSEGGKVGMPFAETFWSPGFGSFTDRFGIPWMVNTNPTSDWKPGG, from the coding sequence ATGAAGATCGTCACCAGTCTCAGCTTCCAGGGCCAGTGCCGCGAGGCGCTGGACTTCTACGCCCGCGTCCTGGGCGGCAAGGTCACGGCCGCCTTTCCGTTCGGCGACGGCCCGCCCGACATGCCGGTCGATCCCAAATACAAGGACTGGCTGATGCACGGATGGCTGGAGGTCGGAGATCAGGCCATCATGGGGGCCGACATGCCGCCCGAGTTCGCGCCGAATATCGACAAGCCCAAGAACGGCTTCGACGTCTCCTATCACACCGACAATGTCGCCGAGGGTCGCCGGGTGTTCGACGCCCTGTCCGAGGGCGGCAAGGTGGGCATGCCCTTCGCCGAGACCTTCTGGTCGCCCGGCTTCGGCAGCTTCACCGACAGGTTCGGCATCCCCTGGATGGTCAACACCAATCCCACGTCGGACTGGAAACCCGGCGGCTGA
- a CDS encoding LOG family protein has translation MSPEQQALANAAQLASPSYRLAALDQDFLLGESMRGVRFLMEYEKAEEALKAWGVRSTLVVFGSARVGANGGGRHAYWYEQARQFGRIASERGGAFRGSPGEVRDNVIATGGGPGIMQAANQGAHEAGAPSIGFNVTLPHEQVPNPWSTPELTFQFHYFAMRKMHLAMRANGLVVFPGGFGTLDELFEILTLRQTDKAPPIPIVLFDEAYWRSVINFDTLIEHGMVKASDMALFSFADDAETVWAKLLEGGLKPNCDIK, from the coding sequence ATGTCTCCCGAACAGCAAGCTCTCGCCAACGCCGCTCAACTGGCGTCGCCCTCCTATCGTCTGGCGGCTCTGGATCAGGACTTCCTGCTGGGCGAGTCGATGCGCGGCGTGCGCTTCCTGATGGAGTACGAAAAGGCCGAGGAGGCGCTGAAGGCCTGGGGCGTGCGTTCGACCCTGGTGGTGTTCGGCAGCGCCCGCGTCGGCGCCAACGGGGGCGGACGGCACGCCTACTGGTACGAGCAGGCACGCCAGTTCGGCCGCATCGCCTCGGAACGGGGCGGGGCCTTCCGCGGCTCGCCGGGCGAGGTGCGCGACAACGTCATCGCCACTGGCGGCGGGCCGGGCATCATGCAGGCCGCCAATCAGGGCGCGCACGAAGCGGGCGCCCCGTCGATCGGCTTCAACGTCACCCTGCCGCACGAGCAGGTGCCGAACCCCTGGTCGACGCCGGAGCTGACCTTCCAGTTCCACTACTTCGCCATGCGCAAGATGCACCTGGCCATGCGGGCCAATGGTCTGGTGGTCTTCCCCGGCGGCTTCGGCACCCTGGACGAGCTGTTCGAGATCCTGACCCTGCGTCAGACCGACAAGGCGCCGCCGATCCCCATCGTCCTGTTCGACGAGGCCTATTGGCGCTCGGTCATCAACTTCGACACCCTGATCGAGCACGGCATGGTCAAGGCTTCGGACATGGCGCTGTTCTCGTTCGCCGACGACGCCGAGACGGTGTGGGCGAAGTTGCTGGAAGGCGGACTGAAGCCGAACTGCGACATCAAGTAG
- the rnc gene encoding ribonuclease III → MANVRAEAVAALRRRLGHDFADPSLLERALTHASVGEGGGQADGRRPADNERLEFLGDRVLGLLVADRLTREFPSADEGQLSARLHALVDKSACARVGERLGVGAALRLSAGETKTGGRRKAGVIADAVEAILAAVYRDGGLGAAKAMFDIAWAEEFASPPAPALTNPKSALQEWAQAQGRPLPTYRVVERTGSDHAPTFVVEATVVGFDPVKQTGRSRQEAEKAAATALLKREGVI, encoded by the coding sequence ATGGCGAACGTTCGGGCCGAGGCCGTCGCCGCGCTCCGGCGTCGGCTGGGCCATGACTTTGCTGATCCGTCGTTGCTGGAACGCGCCCTGACCCACGCCAGCGTGGGCGAGGGCGGGGGACAGGCGGACGGTCGCCGTCCCGCCGACAACGAGCGGCTGGAGTTCCTGGGCGACCGGGTGCTGGGCCTGCTGGTCGCTGACCGTTTGACGCGCGAGTTTCCCTCGGCGGACGAAGGTCAGTTGTCGGCCCGCCTGCACGCCCTGGTGGACAAGAGCGCCTGCGCTCGTGTCGGCGAGCGGTTGGGTGTGGGCGCGGCGCTGCGCCTGTCGGCGGGCGAGACCAAGACGGGCGGCCGCAGAAAGGCCGGAGTCATCGCCGATGCTGTAGAGGCTATTCTGGCGGCCGTCTATCGCGACGGCGGTCTGGGGGCGGCCAAGGCCATGTTCGATATCGCCTGGGCCGAGGAGTTTGCGTCTCCTCCGGCGCCGGCCCTGACCAATCCCAAGTCCGCTCTGCAGGAGTGGGCCCAAGCCCAAGGGCGTCCGCTGCCGACCTATCGGGTGGTGGAACGCACCGGATCAGATCATGCTCCGACCTTCGTGGTCGAGGCGACGGTGGTCGGCTTCGACCCCGTGAAACAAACAGGACGTTCGCGTCAGGAGGCGGAGAAAGCCGCCGCCACGGCGCTGTTGAAACGAGAAGGCGTAATTTGA
- a CDS encoding acetyl-CoA hydrolase/transferase family protein: MSRVRNPALKSKIMSAQDAAALIPANSTVGMSGFTGSGYPKVVPMALAERIEAEHAAGNPFKLKVWTGASTGPELDGALAKADGIEFRLPYNSDPIAREKINKGEMEYLDMHLSQVAPVAWQGFLGPLETAVVEVSGIREDGALIPSSSIGNNKTWLDRADQIILEVNSWQNAALEGMHDIYYGTALPPARVPIPLTKPTDLIGETVFRVDPSKIAAIVETDSPDRNLPFAAPDASATAIAGHLIEFLEHEVKLGRLPAHLLPLQSGVGNVANAVLAGLQDSPFENLTAYTEVLQDGMLDLLDSGKLTVASATAFSLSPEAAADLNSRMEQFRGKIILRPQEISNHPEIIRRLGCIAMNGLIEADIYGNVNSTHVMGSRIQNGIGGSGDFARNAYISCFVTPSTAKGGKISAIVPMASHVDHITQDVQVIVTEQGLADLRGLSPKQRAQVIIANCAHPDYRDALKDYYDRALKGSYGLQSPHLLTEALSWHQRFIETGSMKP, encoded by the coding sequence ATGTCCCGCGTCCGCAACCCCGCCCTCAAGTCGAAGATCATGTCCGCCCAGGACGCCGCCGCCCTGATCCCGGCCAATTCGACCGTGGGCATGAGCGGCTTCACCGGCTCGGGCTATCCCAAGGTCGTGCCCATGGCCCTGGCCGAGCGGATCGAGGCGGAGCACGCTGCGGGCAATCCCTTCAAGCTCAAGGTCTGGACCGGCGCCTCGACCGGCCCGGAACTGGACGGCGCCCTGGCCAAGGCCGACGGTATCGAGTTCCGCCTGCCCTACAACTCCGACCCCATCGCTCGCGAGAAGATCAACAAGGGCGAGATGGAATACCTGGACATGCACCTGTCGCAGGTGGCGCCGGTAGCCTGGCAGGGTTTCCTCGGCCCGCTGGAGACGGCGGTGGTCGAGGTCTCGGGTATCCGCGAGGACGGGGCGCTGATCCCGTCGTCCTCGATCGGCAACAACAAGACCTGGCTGGACCGCGCCGACCAGATCATCCTGGAGGTCAACAGCTGGCAGAACGCGGCGCTGGAGGGGATGCACGACATCTATTACGGCACGGCCCTGCCGCCGGCGCGCGTGCCGATCCCACTGACCAAGCCGACGGACCTGATCGGCGAGACGGTGTTCCGCGTCGATCCGTCCAAGATCGCCGCCATCGTCGAGACCGACAGCCCCGACCGCAACCTGCCCTTCGCCGCGCCGGACGCCAGCGCCACGGCCATCGCCGGGCACCTGATCGAGTTCCTGGAGCATGAGGTGAAGCTGGGCCGCCTGCCCGCCCATCTGCTGCCGCTGCAATCGGGCGTGGGCAATGTCGCCAACGCCGTACTGGCCGGCCTTCAGGACAGCCCGTTCGAGAACCTGACCGCCTATACCGAGGTGCTGCAGGACGGGATGCTGGACCTGCTGGACAGCGGCAAGCTGACCGTCGCCTCCGCCACCGCCTTCTCGCTCAGCCCCGAGGCCGCCGCCGATCTGAACAGCCGCATGGAGCAGTTCCGCGGCAAGATCATCCTGCGCCCGCAGGAAATCTCGAACCACCCGGAGATCATCCGCCGTCTGGGCTGCATCGCCATGAACGGCCTGATCGAGGCGGACATCTACGGCAACGTCAACTCGACCCACGTCATGGGCTCGCGCATCCAGAACGGCATCGGCGGCTCGGGCGACTTTGCGCGGAACGCCTACATCTCCTGCTTCGTCACACCTTCGACGGCCAAGGGCGGCAAGATCTCGGCCATCGTCCCCATGGCCAGCCACGTCGACCACATCACCCAGGACGTGCAGGTCATCGTCACCGAACAGGGCCTTGCCGACCTGCGCGGCCTATCGCCCAAGCAGCGGGCCCAGGTCATCATCGCCAACTGCGCCCACCCCGACTACCGCGACGCGCTGAAAGACTACTACGACCGTGCGCTGAAGGGCTCCTACGGCCTGCAATCGCCGCACCTGCTGACCGAGGCCCTGTCCTGGCACCAGCGCTTCATCGAAACGGGGTCGATGAAGCCGTAA
- a CDS encoding pyridoxine 5'-phosphate synthase: MKRERVRLGVNIDHVATVRNARGGAHPDPARAAEAALAAGADGITAHLREDRRHITDADIDVLTALCRRAGKPLNFEMAVTEEMLAIALRHRPHAACLVPERREEVTTEGGLAVAGHEARIAPVVKALSEAGIRVSLFIEPSEAQVEAAAAVGAQVVEFHTGRYCHLTDPAERAFELDRLAAAAAQADILGLEVHAGHGLDYATASVVLEIPEIKELNIGHFLIGEAVFVGLDAAIRRMRTAMDEAVAGANR, translated from the coding sequence ATGAAGCGCGAGCGAGTTCGTCTGGGCGTCAACATCGACCACGTCGCCACGGTTCGTAACGCGCGCGGCGGCGCTCATCCCGATCCGGCCCGCGCGGCTGAGGCGGCGCTAGCGGCGGGAGCGGACGGCATCACCGCCCACCTGCGCGAAGATCGCCGCCACATCACCGACGCCGACATCGACGTGCTGACGGCCCTGTGCCGTCGCGCGGGCAAGCCGCTGAACTTCGAGATGGCCGTAACGGAGGAGATGCTGGCCATCGCCCTGCGTCACCGTCCGCATGCCGCCTGTCTGGTGCCGGAACGGCGCGAGGAGGTTACGACCGAGGGCGGTCTGGCCGTCGCCGGTCACGAGGCGCGCATCGCGCCCGTGGTGAAGGCCCTGTCGGAGGCGGGCATCCGCGTCAGCCTGTTCATCGAACCGTCCGAGGCCCAGGTCGAGGCCGCCGCCGCCGTGGGCGCCCAGGTGGTTGAGTTCCACACCGGCCGCTATTGCCACCTGACCGATCCGGCCGAACGCGCGTTCGAGCTGGACCGTCTGGCCGCCGCCGCCGCCCAGGCTGACATCCTGGGGCTGGAGGTCCATGCTGGGCACGGCCTCGACTACGCTACCGCCAGCGTGGTTCTGGAAATCCCTGAGATCAAGGAACTGAACATCGGCCACTTCCTGATCGGTGAGGCGGTCTTCGTCGGCCTGGACGCCGCCATCCGCCGGATGCGGACGGCGATGGACGAGGCGGTGGCGGGGGCGAACCGGTGA
- the pyrE gene encoding orotate phosphoribosyltransferase, with protein sequence MNTEDVLNEFRDAGALREGHFVLSSGLHSPVFLQKNLVFMDGRRCERLCKALAEKIVATVGPVDVAISPAVGGIIPGYETAKHLNVRSLYVEREGGEFKLRRGFTVEPGEKVVMVEDIVTTGLSSRECIAAIQKAGGEVVAAACIVDRSGGRADVGVPLIALATLDVPAYPADALPPELAALPVEDPGSRRLSK encoded by the coding sequence ATGAACACTGAAGACGTCCTCAACGAATTCCGCGACGCCGGCGCCCTGCGCGAAGGCCATTTCGTCCTGTCGTCCGGCCTGCACAGCCCGGTCTTCCTGCAGAAGAACCTGGTCTTCATGGACGGTCGTCGCTGCGAGCGCCTGTGCAAGGCACTGGCCGAGAAGATCGTCGCCACGGTCGGCCCGGTCGATGTGGCCATCTCGCCCGCCGTCGGCGGCATCATACCCGGCTATGAGACAGCCAAGCACCTGAACGTGCGTTCGCTCTACGTCGAGCGCGAGGGCGGCGAGTTCAAGCTGCGCCGCGGCTTCACCGTCGAGCCGGGCGAGAAGGTCGTCATGGTCGAGGACATCGTCACGACCGGCCTGTCGTCGCGCGAATGCATCGCCGCCATCCAGAAGGCCGGGGGCGAGGTCGTCGCCGCCGCCTGCATCGTCGACCGCTCAGGCGGTCGTGCTGACGTGGGCGTGCCGCTGATCGCGCTGGCGACGCTCGATGTGCCGGCCTATCCGGCCGACGCCCTGCCGCCAGAACTGGCCGCCCTGCCGGTTGAGGACCCGGGCAGCCGCCGGCTGTCCAAGTAG
- the lepB gene encoding signal peptidase I has translation MSDDPKANGDAGNPAIDPTEQRPIWSDDGDAPFDMGDDPEALDSDKPIYATPRPKKAKRVKKEKSASNETVEIIKTIVFALLIAFVLRVLLFQPFTIPSASMEPNLYEGDYIVVSKWSYGYSKHSIPWSPPLFDGRILGKDPTRGDIVVFKLPRDNKTDYIKRVIGLPGDKVQMIANKLYINGAPVKDVVVSRAEMADMFGPRPVTQVRETLPNGKSFMTQDFGPGGDLDDTPVYEVPSGHFFMMGDNRDNSIDSRVEMSAGVGMVPAENLVGKAEIIMFSWSPGASLFNPVSWFANLRPSRFFKILD, from the coding sequence ATGAGCGACGACCCCAAGGCGAACGGCGACGCCGGCAATCCTGCCATCGATCCGACCGAGCAACGACCGATCTGGAGCGATGACGGTGACGCCCCCTTCGACATGGGCGACGATCCCGAAGCCCTCGACAGCGACAAGCCGATCTACGCCACGCCGCGTCCCAAGAAAGCCAAACGTGTGAAAAAAGAGAAGTCCGCGAGCAACGAGACGGTCGAGATCATCAAGACCATCGTCTTCGCCCTGCTGATCGCCTTCGTGCTGCGGGTGCTGCTGTTCCAGCCCTTCACCATCCCGTCGGCCTCGATGGAGCCCAACCTCTATGAGGGCGACTACATCGTCGTGTCGAAGTGGTCCTATGGCTATTCCAAGCACTCGATCCCGTGGAGCCCGCCGCTGTTCGACGGTCGCATCCTGGGCAAGGACCCGACGCGCGGCGACATCGTGGTGTTCAAGCTGCCGCGCGACAACAAGACCGACTACATCAAGCGCGTGATCGGCCTGCCGGGCGACAAGGTGCAGATGATCGCCAATAAGCTCTACATCAACGGCGCCCCGGTGAAGGACGTCGTCGTCAGCCGCGCCGAGATGGCCGATATGTTCGGCCCGCGTCCGGTGACACAGGTCCGCGAGACCCTGCCTAACGGCAAGAGCTTCATGACCCAGGACTTCGGTCCGGGGGGCGACCTGGACGACACCCCGGTCTATGAGGTTCCGAGCGGCCACTTCTTCATGATGGGCGACAACCGCGACAACTCGATTGACAGCCGTGTCGAGATGTCGGCGGGCGTGGGCATGGTTCCGGCTGAGAACCTGGTCGGCAAGGCCGAGATCATCATGTTCTCCTGGTCGCCGGGCGCGTCTCTGTTCAACCCGGTCAGCTGGTTCGCCAACCTGCGTCCCAGCCGGTTCTTCAAGATCCTGGACTGA
- the acpS gene encoding holo-ACP synthase, whose amino-acid sequence MIIGIGADMSDIRRIEASLDRFGDRFKNRVFTEIERTRSDRKPDPAWSYAKRFAAKEACAKALGTGMRADVYWRDMGVVNLKSGQPTLALTGHAAEHLARLTPPGHEARIHLTLSDEHPYALAFVVIEALPVA is encoded by the coding sequence GTGATCATCGGTATCGGCGCCGATATGTCGGATATCCGGCGCATCGAGGCGTCGCTGGATCGGTTTGGCGACCGCTTCAAGAACCGCGTCTTCACCGAGATCGAACGCACCCGTTCGGACCGCAAGCCTGACCCGGCCTGGAGCTACGCCAAGCGGTTCGCGGCCAAGGAGGCCTGCGCGAAGGCCCTGGGGACGGGGATGCGCGCCGACGTCTATTGGCGCGACATGGGGGTGGTGAACCTGAAGTCGGGTCAGCCGACCCTGGCCCTGACCGGCCACGCCGCCGAGCATCTGGCGCGTCTGACCCCGCCGGGTCATGAAGCGCGCATCCATCTGACCCTCAGCGACGAACATCCTTATGCTCTCGCTTTCGTGGTCATCGAAGCCTTGCCCGTGGCGTAA